A genomic stretch from Theobroma cacao cultivar B97-61/B2 chromosome 4, Criollo_cocoa_genome_V2, whole genome shotgun sequence includes:
- the LOC18602343 gene encoding shewanella-like protein phosphatase 2, producing MENSTKPLQQQNQSSPTCENLPSLLSSFVDTFIDFSVSGLFLPQQQQTPQKALQTHIPSPDRLVAIGDLHGDLEKSKQAFRLAGLIDGSDRWSGGSATVVQIGDVLDRGGEELKILYFLDKLKREAVKSGGQLITLNGNHEIMNVEGDFRYVTEKGLEEFNVWAYWYGVGNKMKSLCHGLEKPKDPFHGIPLSFRGVAERFYHSIRARIAALRPDGPIARRFLADNLTVLVVGESVFVHGGLLEKHVDYGLERINEEVRDWINGLMGRRAPGYCKGRNAVVWLRKFSDELAKNCDCSLLEHVLATIPGAKRMIMGHTIQEIGINGACDNRAIRIDVGMSKGCINGLPEVLEINRNSELRVLTSNPMYQNKNKSYANAERKEGLGLLIPENGPKQVEVKA from the coding sequence ATGGAAAACAGCACCAAACCACTACAACAACAAAACCAATCATCTCCAACATGCGAAAACCTTCCGTCACTCCTCTCGTCATTCGTCGACACCTTCATAGACTTCTCAGTCAGCGGTCTCTTCTTACCCCAACAGCAACAAACTCCTCAGAAAGCCCTTCAAACTCATATCCCTTCCCCCGATCGTCTAGTTGCCATCGGCGACCTCCATGGCGATCTTGAGAAATCCAAGCAAGCCTTCCGTCTCGCCGGCCTCATTGATGGGTCCGATCGTTGGTCGGGTGGGTCCGCCACCGTTGTTCAGATTGGCGACGTGCTTGACCGTGGTGGGGAGGAGCTCAAGATTCTTTATTTCTTGGACAAGTTGAAGCGTGAAGCTGTTAAAAGTGGTGGGCAGTTGATAACTTTGAATGGTAATCATGAGATAATGAATGTGGAAGGTGATTTCAGGTATGTAACTGAAAAGGGTTTAGAGGAATTCAATGTTTGGGCTTATTGGTATGGTGTAGGGAACAAAATGAAGAGTTTGTGTCATGGGTTGGAAAAGCCTAAGGACCCTTTTCATGGGATCCCTCTCTCGTTTCGTGGCGTGGCCGAAAGGTTCTATCATAGTATCAGAGCGAGAATTGCTGCATTGAGACCTGATGGTCCAATTGCTCGTAGATTCTTAGCTGATAATTTGACTGTTTTGGTTGTTGGGGAGTCTGTTTTCGTGCACGGAGGGCTTTTGGAGAAACATGTGGATTATGGATTGGAGAGGATAAATGAGGAGGTGAGGGATTGGATTAATGGGTTGATGGGGAGGCGTGCACCGGGATACTGTAAAGGGAGGAATGCTGTGGTTTGGTTGAGGAAGTTTTCTGATGAGTTGGCAAAGAATTGTGATTGTTCACTTCTAGAACATGTCCTTGCTACTATTCCTGGTGCAAAGAGGATGATTATGGGTCATACGATTCAAGAGATTGGGATTAATGGTGCTTGTGATAATAGAGCAATAAGGATTGATGTGGGAATGTCGAAAGGATGCATCAATGGGTTGCCTGAAGTTTTGGAGATTAATAGGAATTCAGAGTTGAGGGTGTTGACTTCGAATCCAATGTATCAGAACAAGAATAAATCTTATGCAAATGCTGAAAGGAAAGAAGGGCTTGGATTGTTAATACCAGAAAACGGGCCAAAACAAGTTGAAGTGAAAGCTTAG